A region of Toxorhynchites rutilus septentrionalis strain SRP chromosome 1, ASM2978413v1, whole genome shotgun sequence DNA encodes the following proteins:
- the LOC129771749 gene encoding UDP-N-acetylglucosamine transferase subunit ALG14 homolog: MLLQSVLLALAAAVCVRLLYLLVVIRRSSRDKAGLIATKRKGPAKTMIVMGSGGHTAEMLQIVEGLDFTKYTPRQYVIAAADKTSVVKVIDVEVRREPDLAKQDYEIVAITRSRHVQQSYFCSVFTTLTAISNSIPVVVRSRPDLILTNGPGTCVPICLVAFLTKLFFYNRNCKIVFVESFCRVRSLSLSGKILLWITDLFVVQWPGLVKGSGDGRKVEYFGRLSR; encoded by the coding sequence ATGTTGCTCCAGTCGGTGCTTTTGGCTCTGGCAGCAGCTGTCTGCGTGCGTCTGTTGTACCTGTTGGTGGTGATACGACGGAGTTCCCGGGACAAGGCGGGACTGATTGCGACAAAGCGGAAAGGTCCTGCGAAAACCATGATTGTGATGGGATCTGGAGGTCACACCGCAGAAATGCTGCAAATCGTGGAGGGATTGGATTTTACCAAATACACACCCCGACAGTATGTAATTGCGGCTGCGGATAAAACGAGCGTCGTAAAGGTCATCGATGTGGAGGTTCGCCGCGAACCGGATTTGGCTAAACAGGATTACGAAATTGTAGCAATCACCCGGAGTCGGCACGTTCAGCAGAGCTACTTCTGCTCGGTATTCACCACTCTGACCGCAATCAGCAACAGTATACCGGTGGTGGTGCGCTCCCGGCCGGATTTGATCCTCACCAATGGTCCTGGGACGTGCGTGCCTATCTGCTTGGTAGCGTTCCTGACCAAGCTCTTCTTTTACAACCGTAACTGTAAAATCGTGTTCGTCGAGAGCTTTTGCCGTGTAAGAAGTCTCTCACTCAGCGGTAAAATACTGCTCTGGATAACGGATTTGTTTGTGGTGCAATGGCCCGGGCTGGTAAAGGGCAGCGGGGACGGTCGAAAAGTCGAATACTTTGGGCGGTTATCGAGATAG